ATTGTATCTGCGGAATGTTTGAAACGGTTTTGGGTTCTTCTATTTGATTCACACCCACCCAAGGTCCAAAGGAACATAGCAAGAGACTCATAACTACTAACAAACGGGGAATGGCCGAGCCCATACTTATCCTTCAACAAGTCATGAAGTTCAAAGAATACCATCGCCTTCATTCTCAGCATGGTGAATGTCTCTCCGGGTGTACCGATAGTCTCTTGCAACCATCCAAATCCACTCAAGATAGATGTCCTAGGATTGGCCTTCATCACCCAATTGTCACAATACTTCCCAAATATGGTTGATGCACTCAGATACATAATGTTCGTTTCTTGTGCATGGGCACGAATCATTCTTTTCTTCATTTCATAATAGTTTTCATCGTCACTTTCACTGTCCGATGACATCTGCACATACAAAGCCATTGAGTTAACAAACAATGGTTAGCATGGAGAACAAGAAATATGAAGACGAAACTCCACTTCATACATAAATATTATCCAACCAGTTATTACAAGCCATATAGGAAACAATTTGTTCAACTTAAAATATTGTTCAACCACTGACATAGTAAATAAAATGGTTCGGTAGCATAGGACATAAGCAACCATCACACATATGGCATAAACTGGGAACTACTAGTTCCCGTACTTGACGTTGAACTTCCTCTTTAGCCAACCCAAACGAGTGTGAACACTCATGCTCAGAAACATCTCCCTTTGCTCTCTCTTGATGAAAAGCTCAGAGGCAATGAAGTGCTCATCGCTGCCTTCTATTGCACCACAAGCAATTGCTTCCTTCATAACAGATGCAACAGAGGTGGTGTCATCGTGCTTAAAGAACGACTGAAATGACGAGTGTGATTCCTTACAAATGTCCCCGATCATTGTAATCTGCTCCTGCATCACTTGTGCGGTCTCGGGTTTCTTGTTTGTGTCACAAATGATCTTGCCATGCCTCTTATTAACCTTTGGTGTAATAGGAGATGGTGCCTCTTCGGGATCCTCCAACAGATCAACATCTTCTATTTGCTCAAGATTTATGGCACTTGATATTAGTGTAGTAGAAGTAGGGGGATGCCAGAAGTCGGATTCCAATGATCGGAACCGTCACATGTGATGTCTTCAAACATGATGCGCAAGTTCTCTTCATTGCGAAGTCCATGCTTCCTGAACTTGTAACAACCTGGAACGTCCTGTAAATATACAAACAAGATAACCTTTGTCAACAACA
The Aegilops tauschii subsp. strangulata cultivar AL8/78 chromosome 3, Aet v6.0, whole genome shotgun sequence genome window above contains:
- the LOC109758528 gene encoding L10-interacting MYB domain-containing protein-like, which translates into the protein MVAEWSIENTRIITELFVKQVRAGNKPNTHLTSNAYDEVVRQFKIRTGLEYTNDQLKNKWDKLRGEYGVFKKLKLKETGAGWDTERDIVKQDAEWWKKAKIDVPGCYKFRKHGLRNEENLRIMFEDITCDEDVDLLEDPEEAPSPITPKVNKRHGKIICDTNKKPETAQVMQEQITMIGDICKESHSSFQSFFKHDDTTSVASVMKEAIACGAIEGSDEHFIASELFIKREQREMFLSMSVHTRLGWLKRKFNVKYGN